The proteins below are encoded in one region of Bacteroides uniformis:
- a CDS encoding putative transporter produces MELLRNLFEGYPNLWGGGVAHSVLILSLVITFGIMLGKLKVAGISLGVTWILFVGIVFGHFDMNLDEHLLHFLKEFGLILFVYSIGLQVGPGFFSAFKKGGLTLNMVAMLSVFLSVLITIVLHFATGIPITTMVGILSGAVTNTPGLGAAQQANSDLNGVDAPEIALGYAVAYPLGVVGCILALLALKIFMRINTQKEEEDAEHGLGHLQELTVRPISVEIRNEAIDGKRIRDVKPLLNRAFVISRIRHTGSQETELANADTVLHMQDEILFIANPKDVEAIVAFFGRKISVEWEREDKNLISRRILITKPELNGKSLSQLKIRNNFGACITRINRSGVDLVATPHLQLQMGDRVTIVGSELAVSHAEKVLGNSLKRLNHPNLIPIFLGIALGCILGSLPFMFPGIPQPVKLGLAGGPLVVSILISRFGPQYKLITYTTMSANLMIREIGIALFLACVGLGAGKGFIDTIIYEGGYVWIGYGAIITVVPLLVTGFMGRYFWKLNYYTLIGVLSGANTNPPALAYSSDLTSCDAPAVGYATVYPLAMFLRVLTAQLLILALA; encoded by the coding sequence ATGGAACTATTAAGAAACCTCTTTGAGGGTTATCCCAATCTTTGGGGCGGAGGAGTGGCACACTCTGTCCTGATTCTGTCCCTGGTCATCACCTTCGGTATCATGCTGGGCAAGTTGAAGGTGGCAGGCATCTCGCTGGGTGTCACCTGGATTTTGTTTGTGGGCATTGTCTTCGGACATTTCGACATGAACCTCGACGAACATCTGCTGCACTTCCTGAAGGAGTTTGGCTTGATACTGTTTGTCTATTCCATCGGTCTGCAAGTGGGACCGGGATTCTTCTCCGCTTTCAAGAAGGGCGGACTTACGCTGAACATGGTAGCAATGCTTTCCGTCTTTCTCAGCGTGCTTATCACCATTGTGTTGCACTTTGCCACCGGAATCCCCATTACTACGATGGTGGGTATCTTGTCCGGAGCCGTGACCAATACCCCCGGTCTGGGTGCTGCCCAGCAGGCAAACAGTGACCTCAACGGGGTGGATGCTCCGGAAATCGCACTCGGATATGCCGTTGCCTATCCGCTGGGTGTGGTGGGCTGCATCCTGGCGCTGCTAGCCTTGAAGATTTTCATGCGGATTAATACCCAAAAAGAAGAGGAGGATGCCGAGCACGGGCTGGGTCATCTGCAGGAGCTGACCGTGCGTCCCATATCGGTAGAGATACGCAATGAGGCAATAGACGGCAAGCGGATCAGAGATGTGAAACCATTGTTGAACCGTGCGTTTGTCATCTCCCGCATCCGGCACACCGGCAGTCAGGAAACAGAACTGGCGAATGCCGATACGGTGCTGCACATGCAGGATGAAATTCTGTTCATTGCCAACCCGAAAGATGTGGAGGCCATTGTTGCCTTCTTCGGAAGAAAAATTTCGGTGGAGTGGGAACGGGAGGACAAGAACTTGATTTCACGCCGCATCCTCATCACCAAGCCGGAACTGAACGGCAAGTCTCTGTCTCAGCTCAAGATACGTAACAACTTCGGTGCCTGCATCACCCGTATCAACCGTTCGGGCGTGGATCTGGTGGCAACTCCCCACTTGCAGTTGCAGATGGGAGACCGTGTGACGATTGTAGGCAGTGAGCTTGCCGTGAGTCATGCGGAGAAGGTGCTGGGTAACTCGCTGAAGCGTCTCAACCATCCCAACTTGATTCCTATCTTCCTGGGTATTGCCCTGGGATGTATCTTGGGCAGTCTGCCGTTCATGTTCCCCGGCATTCCCCAACCCGTGAAACTGGGACTGGCCGGTGGACCGTTGGTGGTTTCCATCCTCATCAGCCGTTTCGGGCCTCAATATAAGCTGATAACCTACACGACGATGAGTGCCAATCTGATGATACGCGAAATCGGTATCGCCTTGTTCCTGGCCTGCGTGGGGTTGGGTGCAGGAAAGGGATTCATCGATACCATTATCTACGAAGGCGGCTATGTGTGGATTGGCTATGGGGCCATCATCACGGTCGTTCCGTTGCTGGTGACAGGATTCATGGGGCGCTATTTCTGGAAGCTGAACTACTATACGCTGATAGGTGTGCTGTCCGGAGCTAACACCAATCCACCTGCATTGGCCTATTCCTCGGACTTGACATCCTGCGATGCCCCTGCGGTGGGATACGCCACAGTCTATCCGCTGGCTATGTTCCTGCGGGTGCTGACGGCTCAGTTGCTGATACTGGCACTGGCATAG
- a CDS encoding nucleotidyltransferase family protein, translating to MKAMIFAAGLGTRLRPLTDHMPKALVPVAGKPMLERVILRLKEAGFNEITVNIHHFGEQIIDFLRTHDNFGTEIHISDERGMLLDTGGGIKKARPFLDGQEPFLVHNADILTDIDLAGLYRHHLESDAESTLLVSERKTSRYLLFDDDYHLHGWINKSTGEVKPAGFDYRETKYRELAFGGIHVISPSLFRLMDDEQWDGKFSIIPFYSSACTKVHIQGYPLQGFRWFDIGKPETLAQAEEYYKQK from the coding sequence ATGAAAGCCATGATTTTCGCCGCCGGCCTGGGCACCCGGTTGCGCCCCTTGACGGACCACATGCCCAAGGCCCTCGTTCCCGTAGCAGGAAAGCCCATGCTGGAACGGGTGATACTGCGGTTGAAGGAAGCAGGATTCAACGAGATAACGGTCAATATCCACCACTTCGGGGAGCAGATTATCGACTTCCTCCGTACCCACGACAACTTCGGCACGGAGATTCACATCAGCGACGAACGCGGCATGCTGCTCGACACCGGAGGAGGCATCAAAAAGGCACGCCCCTTTCTGGACGGACAAGAACCTTTTCTGGTGCACAACGCGGATATTCTGACGGACATTGACCTTGCAGGTCTCTACCGCCACCATCTGGAGAGCGATGCGGAGTCTACCCTGCTTGTGAGCGAGCGCAAGACTTCCCGCTATCTCCTTTTTGACGACGACTACCACCTGCACGGCTGGATAAACAAGTCCACCGGAGAGGTGAAACCGGCAGGCTTCGACTACCGGGAAACGAAGTACCGGGAACTCGCCTTCGGAGGAATCCATGTCATCTCCCCCTCCCTCTTCCGCCTGATGGATGATGAGCAATGGGACGGCAAGTTCTCCATCATTCCTTTCTACTCGTCCGCCTGCACAAAGGTGCACATACAAGGCTATCCGCTGCAAGGATTCCGCTGGTTCGACATCGGCAAACCGGAGACACTGGCACAAGCGGAGGAATACTACAAACAAAAATAA
- a CDS encoding RapZ C-terminal domain-containing protein — protein MITEELKKLYIAHTGHEPEQIDELPSSGSNRRYFRLTGNPTLIGVSGESVEENRAFLYMAEHFRQKGLPVPQVFIRSEDDIYYLQEDLGDSLLFNAIEKGRKTSVFGEDEKQLLRKTIRLLPAVQFAGADGMDFSYCYPQAEFNSRSILWDLNYFKYCFLKATGMDFQEDRLEDDFQKMADVLLRSSSATFMYRDFQSRNVMIKDGEPWLIDFQGGRKGPVYYDVASFLWQAKANYPDSLRQELLKEYIDALRKYQPVDEAYFYAQLRHFVLFRTMQVLGAYGFRGYFEKKPHFIQSVPFAIENLRQLLQEPYPEYPYLCRILRELTELKQFTDDLQKRRLVVKVTSFAYKKGIPEDSTGNGGGFVFDCRAVNNPGKYERYKPFTGLDEPVIRFLEDDGEIAVFLEHAYALVDASVKRYMERGFTNLSVCFGCTGGQHRSVYSAQHLAEHLHKKFGVQVNLIHREQNIEQTFKAKV, from the coding sequence ATGATAACCGAAGAACTTAAGAAACTCTACATCGCACATACCGGACACGAACCGGAACAGATTGACGAACTCCCCTCCTCCGGCTCCAACCGCCGCTACTTCCGCCTCACCGGAAACCCTACACTTATCGGCGTCAGCGGAGAGTCTGTGGAGGAGAACCGCGCCTTCCTCTACATGGCAGAACATTTCCGCCAGAAAGGACTGCCCGTACCGCAAGTGTTCATCCGCTCCGAAGATGATATCTATTATCTGCAAGAAGACCTGGGCGACTCGCTCCTATTCAATGCCATCGAGAAAGGCCGCAAGACCAGCGTATTCGGCGAGGATGAGAAGCAGTTACTGCGCAAGACCATCCGTCTGCTGCCCGCCGTGCAGTTTGCCGGAGCCGACGGCATGGACTTCTCCTACTGCTACCCGCAGGCAGAGTTCAACAGCCGCAGCATTCTGTGGGACCTGAACTACTTTAAATACTGCTTCCTCAAGGCTACGGGGATGGACTTTCAGGAAGACCGGCTGGAGGACGACTTCCAGAAGATGGCAGACGTGTTGCTCCGTAGCAGCTCCGCCACCTTCATGTACCGCGACTTCCAGAGCCGTAACGTTATGATAAAGGACGGCGAGCCGTGGCTCATCGACTTCCAGGGCGGACGCAAAGGTCCGGTTTACTACGACGTAGCCTCCTTCTTGTGGCAAGCCAAAGCAAACTATCCCGACAGCCTGCGCCAAGAGTTGCTGAAGGAATACATCGACGCCCTGCGCAAGTACCAGCCCGTGGACGAGGCTTATTTCTATGCCCAGCTTCGCCACTTCGTATTGTTCCGCACCATGCAGGTGCTGGGTGCCTATGGTTTCCGCGGTTACTTCGAGAAGAAGCCCCACTTCATACAAAGTGTCCCCTTCGCCATCGAGAACCTGCGCCAGCTGCTCCAAGAGCCTTATCCCGAATATCCCTACCTCTGCCGGATTCTGCGCGAACTTACCGAGCTGAAACAGTTTACAGACGACCTGCAAAAGCGCCGCCTCGTGGTGAAAGTCACCAGCTTTGCCTACAAAAAAGGTATCCCCGAAGATTCCACGGGCAACGGAGGAGGTTTCGTCTTTGACTGCCGCGCTGTGAACAACCCCGGCAAGTACGAGCGTTACAAACCCTTCACGGGACTGGACGAACCCGTTATCCGCTTCCTGGAAGACGACGGCGAGATAGCCGTATTCCTGGAGCATGCCTACGCCCTTGTCGACGCTTCCGTGAAGCGCTACATGGAACGCGGCTTCACCAATCTGTCTGTCTGCTTCGGCTGCACCGGCGGACAGCACCGCTCCGTGTACTCAGCACAACACCTGGCGGAACATCTGCACAAGAAGTTCGGCGTGCAAGTGAACCTGATACATAGAGAACAGAATATTGAACAGACGTTTAAGGCCAAAGTTTAA
- a CDS encoding cobyrinate a,c-diamide synthase yields the protein MRSIPQFLIAAPTSGSGKTTVSRGLMALFMKKGLKVQPFKCGPDYIDTKYHEAVCGRPSVNLDTFMASQEHVSSLYARYSADADVAVVEGMMGMYDGYDRDRGSSAEVARLLGIPVVLVADAKSAAYSMAPLLSGFINFRPDIRIAGVIFNRVGSPRHYRMLQEVCEDLNVTCLGYLPKQKELEQESRHLGLDFSRSKETEGLDMLAGLLEEHVDWELLLSTTGLPLPAAAVKEKPVLSEPGKLHVSVARNEESFSFLYAEHLDILRRMGTVTFFNPEHDRPIPQETDLLYLPGGYPENRLEELAGARLARESIRSYIEAGGRTLAECGGMIYLSQSVLSDGDTDGGSAGSCVGNIGNEMVGVLPFSITNERKRRKLTLGYRRFDYNGWRLKGHEFHYTQFAVPETDGKEGGACSLPLSIAQVYNAKGGKVTTPVFRYKNLIASYTHLYWGEVDVMALFGEL from the coding sequence ATGCGTTCCATCCCTCAGTTTCTCATAGCCGCCCCTACATCGGGCAGTGGAAAGACCACCGTCAGTCGTGGACTGATGGCATTGTTTATGAAGAAAGGTCTGAAGGTGCAGCCTTTCAAGTGCGGTCCCGATTATATAGATACTAAGTATCACGAGGCGGTATGCGGCCGTCCTTCCGTCAATCTGGATACTTTCATGGCATCTCAGGAGCACGTAAGCAGTCTGTATGCACGCTATTCGGCGGATGCGGATGTTGCTGTGGTCGAGGGGATGATGGGGATGTACGACGGGTACGACCGCGACCGGGGCTCGTCGGCAGAAGTGGCTCGGCTCTTGGGTATTCCTGTGGTGCTGGTGGCCGATGCCAAGTCGGCTGCCTATTCCATGGCTCCTTTGTTGTCGGGGTTCATCAATTTCCGTCCGGATATACGTATTGCGGGGGTTATCTTCAATCGTGTCGGCTCGCCCCGCCACTACCGGATGCTGCAGGAGGTCTGTGAAGACTTGAACGTGACTTGTCTGGGCTATCTGCCCAAGCAGAAGGAACTGGAGCAGGAGTCGCGCCATCTGGGGCTGGATTTCAGCCGTTCTAAGGAGACGGAGGGACTGGATATGCTGGCAGGCTTGCTGGAGGAACATGTGGACTGGGAACTGCTGCTCTCGACAACCGGGCTTCCATTGCCTGCGGCGGCAGTGAAGGAGAAGCCGGTACTATCAGAGCCGGGGAAGCTGCATGTCTCGGTAGCGCGCAACGAAGAGTCCTTTTCCTTCCTCTATGCGGAGCATCTGGATATTCTGCGCCGTATGGGCACGGTCACTTTCTTCAATCCGGAGCATGACCGGCCTATTCCGCAAGAGACGGATTTGCTCTATCTGCCCGGCGGCTATCCCGAGAACCGTCTGGAGGAACTTGCCGGGGCAAGGCTTGCCAGGGAGTCTATCCGCAGCTATATAGAGGCCGGTGGCAGGACGCTGGCAGAATGCGGGGGGATGATATATCTTTCGCAGTCCGTTCTTTCTGATGGGGATACGGACGGGGGAAGCGCCGGGAGCTGTGTAGGCAATATTGGAAATGAGATGGTAGGAGTATTGCCTTTCAGCATTACGAACGAGCGTAAACGCAGGAAATTGACATTGGGATACCGCCGGTTCGACTATAACGGATGGCGGCTTAAAGGACACGAATTCCATTATACGCAGTTTGCCGTGCCCGAAACCGATGGAAAAGAAGGTGGTGCGTGCAGTCTTCCTCTTTCGATAGCGCAGGTCTACAATGCCAAAGGAGGGAAGGTAACCACTCCCGTCTTTCGCTATAAGAACCTGATAGCCAGTTATACGCATCTGTATTGGGGCGAGGTGGATGTGATGGCTTTGTTCGGTGAACTCTAA
- a CDS encoding tyrosine-type recombinase/integrase — protein MSKKEKNVEMGSPMKMPDLASYMQTVIEQLEADKKRSAAHTYTYALKSIAEFYGGAGMPMPVDEVFTPGRLKEYEEWMRREGMRKRKREPKGLSLNTISTYMRNLKAVYHRMVGEKVLPYNPKLFDDVYTKVESQTKRALELEQMNTLLCTDLRKLPSDLRCVLAYFLLMFLFRGMPFIDLAYLRKQDVKGNRIVYSRHKTGRQMTVRIPKEAMELMKEFKSKNPDSIYLFPILHRQESKKKRAGKVKKDKELYMDYLRALRGFNLKLEKIASLLLPGVKLSSYVAKHHTISI, from the coding sequence ATGAGTAAAAAAGAAAAGAATGTAGAAATGGGGAGCCCCATGAAGATGCCGGATTTGGCATCTTATATGCAGACGGTGATTGAGCAGTTGGAAGCGGATAAGAAGCGCTCGGCGGCACATACCTATACGTATGCGTTGAAATCTATCGCGGAGTTTTACGGTGGGGCAGGAATGCCGATGCCGGTGGATGAGGTCTTTACGCCAGGCAGGTTGAAGGAGTATGAAGAATGGATGAGACGGGAAGGAATGAGGAAGCGGAAAAGAGAGCCTAAAGGGTTGAGCTTGAATACCATTTCCACCTATATGCGGAACTTGAAGGCGGTATATCACCGGATGGTCGGCGAAAAGGTGCTGCCCTATAACCCGAAATTGTTTGATGACGTGTACACAAAAGTGGAATCACAGACTAAACGGGCGTTGGAACTGGAACAGATGAATACGTTGCTGTGTACAGACTTAAGAAAATTGCCTTCGGATCTGCGGTGTGTGCTGGCTTATTTTTTATTGATGTTCCTATTCCGAGGAATGCCGTTCATTGACCTCGCTTATTTGCGTAAACAAGATGTGAAAGGGAACCGCATTGTATATAGCCGCCACAAAACAGGACGGCAGATGACGGTGCGTATTCCCAAAGAAGCGATGGAACTGATGAAAGAGTTTAAAAGCAAGAATCCGGATTCCATCTATCTCTTTCCGATTCTACACAGACAAGAGAGCAAGAAGAAACGGGCCGGGAAGGTGAAAAAGGATAAAGAACTGTATATGGATTATCTTCGGGCTCTTCGTGGCTTCAATCTGAAACTGGAAAAAATAGCGTCTCTGTTGCTGCCAGGTGTGAAGCTCAGCTCATATGTGGCGAAACATCATACAATCTCTATCTAA
- a CDS encoding phage integrase SAM-like domain-containing protein, with the protein MGRITINGTQAGFSCKKEVSLALWDVKTNRAKGKSEEARTLNQELDNIKAQITRHYQYICDHDSFVTAKKVYNRYVGFSEECHTLMNLFREQLEPYKKKIGIEKAESTYCGLVADYKSLLLFMKSKKNAEDIVIEELEKSFIEDYYNWMLGTCALANSTVFGRVNTLKWLMYIAQEKGWIRVHPFASFECMPEYKRRSFLSEEELQRIIHIEPRYKRQRAMRDMFLFMCFTGLSYVDLKAITYDNIHTDSDGGTWLMGNRIKTGVAYVVKLLPIAIELIEKYRGTDEKKDSPNVSFR; encoded by the coding sequence ATGGGCCGTATCACCATCAATGGAACCCAAGCCGGTTTCAGTTGTAAGAAAGAAGTGTCCCTCGCTTTGTGGGACGTCAAAACCAACCGGGCCAAAGGCAAGTCCGAGGAGGCCCGTACACTCAATCAGGAGCTTGACAATATCAAGGCGCAAATCACCAGGCACTACCAGTACATCTGCGACCACGACAGTTTTGTTACAGCCAAGAAAGTCTATAACCGCTATGTCGGCTTCTCAGAGGAATGCCACACCCTTATGAACCTTTTCAGGGAACAGCTGGAACCGTATAAAAAGAAAATCGGCATAGAGAAAGCCGAAAGCACCTACTGCGGTCTGGTTGCCGATTACAAGAGTCTCCTGCTTTTCATGAAAAGCAAGAAGAATGCAGAGGATATTGTCATCGAAGAACTTGAGAAATCATTCATCGAGGATTACTACAACTGGATGCTCGGTACATGCGCTTTGGCAAACTCCACTGTCTTCGGGCGTGTCAATACCTTGAAGTGGCTGATGTATATCGCGCAGGAAAAAGGCTGGATACGGGTTCATCCGTTCGCATCATTCGAGTGTATGCCCGAATACAAGAGGCGTTCTTTCCTTTCCGAAGAGGAACTGCAAAGGATAATCCATATAGAACCGAGATACAAACGCCAGCGTGCCATGCGCGACATGTTCCTGTTCATGTGCTTCACCGGTCTTTCCTATGTGGACTTGAAAGCCATAACATACGATAATATCCATACCGACTCCGACGGCGGTACATGGCTGATGGGCAACCGTATAAAAACGGGAGTGGCGTATGTCGTAAAATTATTGCCCATTGCTATTGAACTGATTGAAAAATATAGGGGTACGGATGAAAAGAAAGACTCCCCGAATGTGTCTTTCCGGTAG
- a CDS encoding site-specific integrase yields MQLRGEVTPHIGRHAFAVLAILKGMLLETLQKVFGHKSITYVLRIHSLVRRRRGNLFLEVAHLYDQRADQLSQLLIRACFNNCQFHTKILFKILNMRQSNAHPISFPNR; encoded by the coding sequence ATGCAACTCCGGGGCGAGGTCACCCCGCACATCGGACGCCACGCATTTGCCGTTCTGGCCATACTCAAGGGGATGCTGCTGGAAACTCTTCAGAAAGTGTTTGGGCATAAGTCCATCACATACGTCCTGCGCATCCATTCACTTGTCCGGCGCAGGCGGGGCAATCTTTTTCTGGAAGTCGCCCATCTGTACGACCAGCGTGCTGACCAGCTTTCTCAACTCCTAATACGCGCTTGTTTCAATAATTGTCAGTTCCATACTAAAATTCTTTTTAAGATTCTGAATATGCGACAAAGTAACGCACATCCTATATCCTTTCCAAACAGATAA
- a CDS encoding DUF4465 domain-containing protein has protein sequence MKRKLRFLAGACLFTATALFSGCSSDDDFLMDPVDSGTSQTRAVTNSDGTLTITFDDFDPGMLAGPTSAGENLYSYQGYPQVTTIYDNTPEEYLFLSMFNTVGGSTEYSSGGIALSNWNIRSNQSGNTGDWWYSYLNQCSVYNTAVEAEGQNKEAGHSGSNFGVVYGYVDAYNQAWMAKPEFYFNVPRKLVGLWICNTSYTYGVITYGNQFGSTGVATPLKEMKGYFQVNLECYDANGGLIRTYKRLLADYRNGQQQVDPITTWDYWEINAEGVQSVKFNFEGSDSGAYGLNTPAYICIDDITIQ, from the coding sequence ATGAAAAGAAAATTACGCTTTCTGGCAGGTGCCTGTCTATTTACCGCAACCGCCTTGTTCTCTGGCTGTAGCTCGGACGATGACTTTTTGATGGACCCGGTTGATTCCGGAACTTCGCAAACCCGTGCTGTGACAAATTCGGACGGTACTTTAACTATCACTTTCGATGATTTCGATCCCGGCATGTTAGCAGGACCTACCTCGGCCGGAGAAAATCTTTATTCGTACCAAGGGTATCCTCAAGTAACCACCATTTACGACAATACTCCGGAAGAATATCTCTTCCTTTCAATGTTTAATACTGTAGGTGGAAGCACAGAGTATTCCAGCGGCGGCATCGCACTTTCCAACTGGAACATCCGCTCCAATCAGTCGGGAAATACCGGAGACTGGTGGTATTCTTATCTAAACCAATGTTCTGTCTATAACACTGCGGTGGAAGCGGAAGGACAGAATAAGGAAGCCGGGCACAGCGGTTCCAATTTCGGTGTCGTTTACGGATATGTGGATGCTTACAATCAGGCATGGATGGCTAAACCAGAATTTTATTTCAATGTTCCCCGGAAATTGGTCGGCCTGTGGATCTGCAACACCTCATACACTTATGGTGTCATTACTTATGGTAATCAGTTCGGTTCTACGGGGGTAGCGACTCCTCTGAAAGAGATGAAAGGGTATTTCCAAGTGAATCTGGAATGTTATGATGCGAATGGCGGTCTGATCCGCACTTACAAACGTCTTTTAGCCGATTATCGTAACGGCCAACAACAGGTTGATCCTATCACGACATGGGATTATTGGGAAATCAATGCCGAAGGGGTGCAAAGTGTGAAATTCAACTTCGAGGGTTCGGATTCGGGAGCATACGGTTTGAATACTCCGGCTTATATCTGTATTGATGATATCACCATACAATAA
- a CDS encoding PKD-like domain-containing protein has protein sequence MHRFHYFIISACMLFTSCNKDEVITEEVGGQPIIELDSETGIYTVKVDHELTIAPTYQNVEDALFAWTIDGTLVSSGPSLQRTWNECGDFYVKLRVDNAEGYAEEELKVEVKELTPPVISLALPSQGLKVVRNTDYTFTPDIQHSDVEGFKIEWVREGKIVSTENTYTFNEKELGVYTVTINASNIDGTTTKDVSVEVVETMPYVVKFPTPSYLQTSTDRYTFADRPVFLRPLLEYFDNPRFEWSVDGQVMEGEVERMFKFTPSAPGEYTVSCTVSEDTPTEKISRNIDKGKTAVTATVKVVCVDKKEQDGFRASGSSKLWNKVYEYTPAPGQFINETSTIGGMTGNETSPEAAVAWATQRLKDKLHVSLGSFGGYIIVGFDHSIPNSGNQYDFCVQGNAFDGSSEPGIVWVMQDINGNGLPDDEWYELKGSEAGKEETIQNFEVTYYRPEGKKMDVQWISSDGRNGWVDYLSAYHTQDYYYPAWISENSYTLTGTCLAARNTQDSQTGYWDNQSYDWGYVDNFGNDQIEGGSTVDGSGQRNGFKISNAIHADGTEANLQYIDFIKIQCGVLAKSGWLGEVSTEVFSFEDLTK, from the coding sequence ATGCATCGTTTTCACTATTTTATTATTTCTGCCTGTATGCTGTTCACCTCCTGCAACAAGGATGAAGTCATTACCGAAGAAGTAGGAGGACAACCTATAATAGAACTTGACAGCGAGACCGGTATTTACACGGTCAAGGTCGATCACGAATTGACTATCGCCCCGACATACCAGAATGTTGAAGATGCTCTTTTTGCTTGGACGATAGACGGTACGCTGGTTTCTTCGGGTCCGTCTCTTCAACGTACATGGAATGAATGCGGGGATTTTTATGTCAAACTAAGAGTAGACAATGCGGAAGGCTATGCCGAAGAGGAACTGAAAGTAGAAGTGAAAGAACTCACCCCTCCGGTCATCTCACTGGCACTACCTTCGCAGGGGCTAAAAGTCGTCCGGAATACCGATTACACATTTACTCCCGATATTCAGCATTCGGATGTCGAAGGGTTCAAAATCGAATGGGTACGGGAAGGAAAAATCGTTTCCACCGAGAATACTTATACTTTCAATGAAAAAGAACTCGGTGTTTATACGGTGACAATCAACGCTTCCAATATAGATGGGACAACAACGAAAGACGTAAGCGTAGAGGTCGTGGAAACGATGCCCTACGTTGTCAAATTCCCGACCCCGTCTTACCTGCAAACATCCACGGACAGGTACACTTTTGCCGACCGTCCTGTTTTCCTGCGTCCGTTGTTGGAGTATTTCGACAATCCCCGTTTTGAGTGGAGTGTGGACGGTCAGGTCATGGAAGGAGAAGTGGAACGCATGTTCAAGTTCACGCCGTCCGCACCCGGAGAATACACCGTCTCCTGTACTGTGTCGGAAGACACACCGACGGAAAAAATAAGCAGGAATATCGACAAAGGGAAAACGGCTGTCACTGCCACCGTAAAAGTCGTTTGTGTGGACAAAAAGGAACAAGACGGCTTCCGGGCTTCGGGAAGTTCCAAGCTCTGGAATAAAGTCTATGAATATACCCCAGCTCCCGGCCAATTTATCAACGAGACGAGCACGATAGGCGGTATGACCGGCAACGAAACATCCCCTGAAGCGGCTGTCGCATGGGCAACACAGCGTTTGAAAGACAAACTGCACGTCTCTTTAGGTTCTTTCGGGGGTTATATCATCGTCGGCTTCGACCACAGTATTCCCAATTCGGGTAACCAATATGATTTCTGTGTTCAGGGGAACGCCTTTGACGGCAGTTCCGAACCGGGTATCGTATGGGTCATGCAAGATATAAACGGAAACGGATTGCCGGATGACGAGTGGTACGAACTGAAAGGATCTGAAGCAGGCAAGGAAGAAACAATACAGAATTTTGAAGTGACCTATTACCGTCCGGAAGGCAAAAAAATGGATGTCCAATGGATCAGTTCCGACGGTAGAAACGGCTGGGTAGACTATCTGTCCGCTTATCATACACAAGACTATTATTATCCGGCTTGGATTTCGGAAAACAGTTATACCCTGACAGGCACTTGTCTGGCCGCCCGCAACACCCAAGATTCTCAAACCGGTTATTGGGATAATCAGAGTTATGACTGGGGGTACGTGGATAATTTCGGAAACGACCAGATAGAAGGCGGCAGTACGGTGGATGGAAGCGGACAAAGGAACGGTTTCAAAATTTCCAATGCCATCCATGCCGATGGAACGGAAGCCAATCTGCAATATATTGACTTTATCAAAATACAATGCGGTGTTCTGGCCAAAAGCGGCTGGCTGGGCGAAGTTTCTACGGAGGTATTTTCTTTTGAGGATCTAACCAAATAA